A region from the Pirellulaceae bacterium genome encodes:
- a CDS encoding bifunctional folylpolyglutamate synthase/dihydrofolate synthase, whose protein sequence is MEPRAETEYQEALDFLFGRINFERSINMPYNRSELKLDRMSQLLQLAGNPEQDQKIIHIAGTKGKGSTSHFVSAILTSAGYRTGRFTSPHLYHVEERFAVDGNACSPEELLDCIRELRPIVEEMDQQAERKGGHGPTYFEITTAIALVYFKRSQTDFTVLEVGLGGRLDSTNVCNPMVSIITSISFDHTRQLGFTLESIAREKAGIIKAGVPVISGIDRPEADQVIQQIAAENAAPLARLGDDFRINYHPPRQLATGNPHIDYFEGQASEPLFSSAIGSLGRHQAANAALAVAASKCLIDRGARIEIEEIKRALAATQCPARIERVEQCPTVILDTAHNVASMEALCDVLSESNCPRPTVLIFASTRGKDIRGMMHGLVNRFKHIICTRYVSNPRGVPVDELTRHAQQVADEESRSIEITACASPDRAWEHARALAGNEGLICVTGSFFIAAEIGAAYHRIAKAPE, encoded by the coding sequence ATGGAACCCAGAGCTGAAACAGAATACCAGGAAGCGTTAGACTTTCTGTTCGGCCGGATCAATTTTGAACGCTCCATCAACATGCCGTACAACCGGTCAGAACTCAAGCTGGACCGCATGTCGCAACTGCTGCAGCTTGCCGGCAATCCTGAGCAAGACCAAAAGATCATTCACATCGCGGGTACGAAGGGCAAGGGATCAACGTCTCATTTCGTGAGTGCCATTCTTACGAGCGCCGGTTACCGTACGGGCCGATTCACCTCACCACACCTCTATCACGTAGAAGAGCGTTTCGCAGTGGATGGGAACGCTTGTTCGCCCGAAGAGCTTTTGGACTGCATCCGAGAGCTGCGACCCATCGTGGAAGAAATGGATCAGCAGGCCGAGCGCAAGGGTGGTCACGGTCCCACCTATTTCGAAATCACAACAGCGATTGCGCTGGTCTATTTTAAACGATCTCAAACCGATTTCACTGTCCTTGAAGTCGGACTCGGCGGACGCCTCGACTCAACCAATGTGTGCAATCCGATGGTTTCGATCATTACCAGCATCAGCTTCGATCACACGCGGCAACTTGGTTTCACACTTGAATCAATCGCCCGCGAAAAAGCTGGCATTATCAAAGCGGGAGTTCCTGTTATCAGTGGGATCGACCGGCCTGAAGCAGATCAGGTGATTCAGCAAATCGCGGCAGAAAACGCGGCACCGCTGGCTCGCTTAGGAGATGATTTTCGAATTAATTATCATCCCCCAAGACAGCTTGCCACTGGGAATCCGCACATCGACTATTTCGAAGGGCAAGCATCCGAACCGTTGTTTTCCTCCGCGATCGGCTCCTTGGGTCGTCATCAAGCCGCAAACGCTGCCTTGGCAGTTGCTGCCAGCAAGTGTTTGATCGACCGCGGTGCTCGAATCGAAATAGAGGAGATCAAGAGGGCACTCGCCGCCACTCAGTGCCCAGCTCGAATCGAACGCGTGGAGCAGTGTCCCACCGTGATCCTCGACACGGCCCATAATGTGGCGTCGATGGAGGCCTTGTGTGATGTCCTATCAGAAAGCAACTGTCCTCGGCCTACGGTGTTGATATTCGCTTCAACACGAGGCAAAGACATTCGTGGCATGATGCACGGCTTGGTCAACCGCTTTAAGCACATCATTTGCACTCGCTATGTCTCGAACCCTCGAGGTGTTCCGGTTGATGAATTGACGCGACATGCCCAACAGGTCGCTGACGAAGAGTCACGCTCCATCGAGATCACGGCTTGCGCTTCCCCGGATCGTGCCTGGGAACACGCACGAGCTCTTGCCGGCAATGAGGGCTTGATCTGCGTGACGGGGTCGTTCTTCATCGCGGCGGAAATCGGTGCGGCTTACCATCGCATCGCAAAGGCTCCAGAATAA